From the genome of Candidatus Zixiibacteriota bacterium, one region includes:
- a CDS encoding transposase, whose translation MTNLRHFDNLGTARFVTFSCFRNYPYLSDSFARDILIRSLDHLRVKRGVRIIAWVLMPDHVHLVLLPSDDTRLGHVIGLLKSWTSQQIMRSPESRIPVLRRNDGSPAVWERRCFDHNCRNELVVRTKVEYCHSNPVRRGLVEHSSEWPWSSYNWYRGEGQILLEIDGM comes from the coding sequence ATGACCAACCTGCGTCACTTCGACAACCTCGGTACGGCCAGATTCGTAACCTTCTCTTGTTTCCGAAACTATCCGTACTTAAGTGATAGTTTTGCGCGCGATATCCTGATTCGAAGCCTGGACCATCTTCGCGTCAAACGCGGCGTGCGGATCATCGCATGGGTCCTGATGCCGGACCACGTTCACCTCGTACTGCTCCCCTCAGATGACACGCGCCTGGGTCATGTGATCGGGTTACTCAAGAGCTGGACATCGCAGCAGATTATGCGCTCACCCGAATCAAGGATACCGGTGCTGAGACGAAACGACGGGAGTCCGGCCGTCTGGGAACGCCGGTGCTTTGATCACAACTGTCGCAATGAGCTGGTCGTGCGGACGAAGGTCGAGTATTGCCACAGTAATCCGGTCAGGCGGGGATTGGTCGAGCATTCGTCGGAATGGCCCTGGTCGAGTTATAATTGGTATCGGGGAGAGGGGCAGATACTGCTTGAGATCGATGGGATGTAG
- a CDS encoding DMT family transporter: MSLSAKHPGIPPLATLVLGAVLISFAPVFVKMIDTVSMGPTAIAFWRTLIGGLALVPLAAAAGRSLILPKGLWKFSLLAGFVFFIDLFVWHKSILYTGAGMATILGNTQVFATSLLGVLIFHERLTATFVFAALSAMAGVVLLVGVGGEVALTTRYLEGVAFGLATGIAYASYLITLKRASHQPQRLEPIAFMAWTSLISSVFLGVAGVIEGDPMMPPTVRDFAVVSVLGIVVQAAAWMIIVRSMARLEASRTGLVLLLQPTLATVWGMLFFAERLGPTQLLGAAITLVAIYVGAQRAAKVGLPEDNR, from the coding sequence ATGTCGTTGTCCGCGAAGCATCCCGGAATCCCGCCGCTTGCCACGCTCGTCCTCGGAGCCGTGCTGATAAGTTTCGCCCCGGTGTTCGTCAAGATGATCGACACCGTCTCGATGGGGCCGACTGCAATTGCTTTCTGGCGAACCCTGATCGGCGGCCTGGCGCTGGTGCCGCTCGCGGCCGCGGCCGGCCGTTCGCTGATCCTCCCGAAAGGACTGTGGAAATTCTCCCTTCTGGCGGGGTTCGTCTTTTTCATCGATCTGTTCGTCTGGCACAAGTCCATACTGTACACTGGCGCCGGAATGGCGACCATTCTGGGCAACACACAGGTCTTTGCGACCTCGCTGCTCGGTGTCCTCATCTTCCACGAACGGCTTACCGCTACCTTCGTCTTTGCCGCTCTGAGCGCCATGGCCGGAGTGGTCCTGCTGGTCGGGGTCGGGGGGGAAGTGGCACTCACGACCCGATATCTCGAGGGTGTGGCCTTCGGCCTCGCGACCGGGATCGCCTATGCGAGCTACCTTATCACGCTGAAGCGCGCGTCGCACCAGCCCCAGCGCCTCGAACCGATCGCCTTCATGGCGTGGACGTCGTTGATATCCTCGGTCTTTCTCGGCGTCGCGGGGGTCATCGAAGGTGATCCTATGATGCCGCCGACCGTGCGCGATTTCGCGGTCGTGAGCGTGCTTGGTATCGTGGTACAGGCAGCCGCGTGGATGATTATCGTCCGGTCGATGGCGCGCCTCGAAGCGTCCCGGACCGGTCTCGTGCTTCTGCTGCAGCCGACCCTGGCCACGGTGTGGGGGATGCTGTTTTTCGCCGAGCGGCTGGGACCGACTCAGCTATTGGGGGCCGCAATCACGCTGGTGGCGATCTATGTCGGCGCCCAGCGGGCCGCGAAAGTGGGCCTGCCCGAGGACAATCGATAA
- a CDS encoding porin family protein: MKSIAALIPLALLISATAQADQYVPGVTGYGVKMGLDFATIGTNISEFEGYDSFVGGVIGVFVNYGLSPKVALQPELYFTGKGAGGEIIGGRNWRHQYFELPVLLKYCFSPDRTVKPHLFCGPAIALLTSAEFQSSIISDVRDMGDASNSFDLGFAFGGDLTYKRLVFDLRYTIGMVKVYDPDEWNEIMDSESPSDLYHMASDEHIKNRNVALTIGFRL, from the coding sequence GTGAAATCAATCGCCGCATTGATCCCGCTGGCACTTCTGATTAGTGCTACGGCGCAGGCCGACCAGTACGTCCCCGGCGTCACCGGCTACGGCGTCAAAATGGGCCTCGACTTTGCCACCATCGGCACCAATATCTCCGAGTTTGAAGGCTACGACAGTTTCGTAGGAGGGGTGATCGGTGTCTTCGTAAACTACGGTCTTTCACCCAAAGTCGCCCTTCAACCCGAGTTGTATTTTACCGGGAAGGGCGCCGGAGGGGAAATCATCGGTGGGCGCAACTGGAGACACCAGTACTTCGAGTTGCCGGTGCTGTTGAAATACTGCTTCTCACCGGACCGAACCGTGAAACCGCATCTGTTCTGCGGACCAGCTATCGCTTTGTTGACCTCGGCCGAATTCCAGTCGAGTATCATTTCTGACGTCCGGGACATGGGCGATGCCTCGAACTCCTTTGATCTTGGCTTTGCGTTTGGCGGCGATTTGACCTATAAGCGATTGGTCTTCGATCTCCGCTACACGATCGGCATGGTCAAAGTGTATGATCCCGACGAGTGGAACGAGATCATGGATTCCGAGAGTCCGTCCGACCTGTACCACATGGCGAGCGACGAACACATCAAAAACCGCAACGTCGCCCTGACTATCGGCTTCCGCCTTTAG
- a CDS encoding aspartate aminotransferase family protein, which yields MATINTMTKAPFGFSALPDSDIFHAEKNFGAHHYGRIDLVVRKAEGCWLTNQEEKKFFDCLAAYSAANQGHHHPHIVNALVQALQGHYASVISNVVYTDSLGVFLKRLATMVPQLGPRFGANGNKVLPKNGGVESVETAVKLARYYGWKEKGIEDGKQEIIVFERNFHGRMITTVSFSPTKKYKEGFGPLTPGFKTAPYGDLAAVEKLITPNTCGILIEPGQGEGGMYLPPKGFLKGLRELADKNDIILIFDEIQVGLGRTGKMFCFEHENVIPDAITLGKAISGGLVPLSCTVANSKLMDLVFQPGRDGSTYGGYPLACVAGNAALDVLENEHLPQRAAEMGKKLKARIDEIASRSDKVKEVRGLGLFIGIEVNDGDAMKYCRKLLEIGVLANDSYGKTIRISPPLVLTDADIDYLAERLEKVLVG from the coding sequence ATGGCTACGATCAACACCATGACCAAAGCGCCGTTTGGTTTTTCGGCGCTGCCCGATTCCGATATCTTTCATGCCGAGAAAAATTTCGGGGCGCACCATTACGGTCGTATTGATCTGGTCGTGCGCAAGGCCGAAGGCTGCTGGTTGACCAACCAGGAAGAAAAGAAGTTCTTTGATTGCCTTGCGGCCTACTCGGCGGCCAACCAGGGTCACCACCATCCGCACATTGTCAACGCGCTTGTACAGGCCCTGCAGGGGCACTATGCCTCGGTGATTTCCAACGTGGTCTATACCGACAGTCTCGGCGTATTCCTGAAGCGTCTGGCCACCATGGTTCCGCAGCTTGGCCCGCGTTTCGGCGCCAACGGCAACAAAGTCCTGCCGAAAAACGGCGGGGTGGAATCGGTTGAAACGGCGGTCAAACTGGCCCGCTACTACGGTTGGAAAGAGAAGGGCATCGAGGACGGCAAGCAGGAGATTATCGTCTTCGAGCGCAACTTCCACGGACGCATGATCACGACGGTCTCCTTCTCACCGACCAAAAAATACAAAGAAGGTTTCGGGCCGCTGACGCCCGGATTCAAGACCGCCCCGTACGGCGATCTGGCCGCGGTAGAGAAGCTGATCACGCCCAACACCTGCGGTATCCTGATCGAGCCGGGTCAGGGCGAAGGCGGCATGTATCTTCCGCCAAAGGGTTTCCTGAAAGGGCTGCGCGAACTCGCCGACAAAAACGACATCATTCTCATTTTCGATGAAATCCAGGTCGGGCTCGGACGGACCGGCAAGATGTTCTGTTTCGAGCATGAAAACGTCATCCCCGATGCGATCACGCTCGGCAAGGCGATTTCCGGCGGGCTGGTGCCGCTGTCGTGTACGGTGGCCAACAGCAAGCTGATGGATCTGGTCTTTCAGCCCGGTCGCGATGGTTCCACCTATGGCGGGTATCCGCTGGCCTGTGTCGCGGGCAACGCCGCGCTTGACGTGCTCGAAAACGAGCATCTCCCCCAGCGCGCCGCCGAGATGGGCAAAAAGCTCAAAGCCCGGATCGACGAGATCGCCTCGCGCTCGGACAAGGTGAAGGAAGTGCGCGGGCTCGGGCTGTTTATCGGGATCGAGGTCAACGACGGCGACGCGATGAAGTATTGCCGGAAGCTGCTGGAGATCGGCGTGCTGGCGAACGATTCGTACGGCAAGACGATCCGCATCTCTCCGCCGCTGGTCCTGACCGACGCCGACATCGACTACCTGGCCGAACGGCTGGAAAAGGTGCTGGTGGGATAA
- a CDS encoding DinB family protein translates to MKTLQLKPARGYDPKTQGKIGLLAAQLDDQLRSLKVDIKQMTVEHLEWQMRPGMNTIGMLLAHLALAEVWWVAVAANEIPWEPKGKKIVVDVCGFEDDGLPLAADGTHPEYLRGYTLERYLAVLTKARRRVHRELKTWRDRDLDACYVTPKKSKISYGWTLYHVLEHFSGHYGQILLLKHLMRDAGVLPG, encoded by the coding sequence ATGAAAACCCTGCAATTGAAGCCTGCTCGTGGCTACGACCCCAAAACCCAGGGGAAAATCGGCCTGCTGGCCGCCCAGTTGGATGATCAGTTGAGGTCGCTTAAAGTCGACATCAAGCAGATGACCGTCGAGCACCTCGAGTGGCAGATGCGGCCCGGCATGAACACCATTGGCATGCTGCTGGCGCATCTCGCGCTGGCGGAGGTCTGGTGGGTGGCGGTCGCGGCAAACGAGATTCCGTGGGAGCCGAAAGGCAAAAAGATCGTTGTCGACGTGTGCGGGTTCGAAGACGATGGTCTGCCGCTGGCAGCCGATGGCACGCACCCGGAATACCTTCGCGGCTACACGCTCGAACGGTATCTCGCGGTCCTGACCAAAGCCCGCCGGAGAGTGCATCGCGAGCTGAAAACATGGCGCGACCGCGATCTGGACGCCTGTTATGTCACCCCAAAAAAATCGAAGATCTCCTACGGGTGGACGCTGTATCACGTGCTGGAACACTTCTCCGGCCACTACGGTCAGATTCTGCTTCTGAAACATCTCATGCGCGACGCCGGCGTACTCCCCGGGTAG